Proteins from one Bacillota bacterium LX-D genomic window:
- a CDS encoding PAS domain S-box protein: MENELKSQEELLNELQEELRELKEKYNLLADEKMVLTEKIASLEKSEKHWELEIAQRKQAEKRAIKLGDYYSTLFNYFPGLVWISGPDHKTHYFNRDWLAFTGKTLEQQINSQWMQGVHPKERDAVAQIMWEAMHNRKPFDLEFRLRRSDGKYRWINSHGRPYYDLENNFGGYICSCYDITNRKNIEKRLRQSEERFSKAYQCSPNLMCILTYEDGSFLSVNETFERVTGYRFYELLARNPAEVGLLDREFLTQSLQMLHKKGTYQNFEYNICTKNGEVLTVLASAEQITLNGQKCFLLVVNDITEHKKMEKEMARLDRLYLIGEMAACIGHEVRNPLTTVRGFLQMLGRKNECQQLTNYYDLMIEELDRANSIITEFLSLAKNKVVEKKVSNLNTVLEALKPLIQANALEKDMNVALDLGNLPDFSLDEKEIRQLILNLVTNGLEAMEPGNSLLIKTYAQNGEVILAVQNHGPKIPADILEKLGTPFFTTKEKGTGLGLAVCFSIASRHNATIKVDTNTDFTTFFVHFKI; encoded by the coding sequence ATGGAAAATGAACTTAAGTCACAAGAGGAACTGTTAAACGAATTGCAGGAAGAATTGCGGGAGCTGAAGGAAAAATATAATCTTTTAGCAGACGAGAAAATGGTACTAACGGAAAAAATTGCGTCTTTAGAGAAATCTGAAAAGCATTGGGAGCTGGAAATAGCCCAGCGCAAGCAGGCGGAAAAAAGGGCCATTAAATTAGGTGACTATTACTCAACCCTTTTTAACTACTTTCCAGGGCTGGTTTGGATTTCTGGCCCCGATCATAAAACTCACTATTTTAATCGTGACTGGTTAGCTTTTACGGGTAAGACTCTGGAGCAGCAAATTAATAGTCAGTGGATGCAAGGGGTTCATCCCAAGGAAAGGGACGCTGTTGCTCAAATTATGTGGGAAGCTATGCATAACAGAAAACCTTTTGATTTGGAATTCCGGCTGCGCCGCTCAGATGGAAAATACCGCTGGATTAACAGCCATGGCAGGCCTTATTACGACTTGGAAAACAACTTTGGAGGCTATATTTGTTCCTGTTATGATATTACCAACAGGAAGAATATCGAAAAAAGGCTTCGCCAATCGGAAGAAAGGTTTTCTAAGGCTTATCAATGCAGTCCAAACTTAATGTGCATTCTCACTTACGAGGATGGAAGCTTTTTAAGTGTCAATGAAACTTTTGAACGTGTAACCGGCTATCGTTTTTATGAGCTTCTTGCCCGCAATCCGGCGGAAGTTGGCCTATTAGATAGGGAATTTCTGACTCAAAGTTTACAAATGTTACACAAAAAAGGCACTTACCAGAATTTTGAATATAATATTTGCACTAAAAATGGTGAAGTTCTAACTGTACTTGCCTCTGCTGAGCAAATTACTTTAAATGGCCAAAAGTGCTTTTTATTAGTAGTCAACGATATTACAGAACACAAAAAAATGGAAAAAGAAATGGCTCGGCTGGACCGGCTCTATTTAATTGGAGAAATGGCTGCATGTATTGGCCATGAGGTTCGCAACCCTTTAACTACGGTGCGGGGCTTTTTACAGATGCTGGGCAGGAAAAATGAATGTCAACAATTAACAAATTATTACGATTTAATGATTGAAGAGCTAGACAGGGCAAATAGTATTATTACTGAGTTCCTTTCTTTAGCTAAGAACAAAGTTGTGGAAAAAAAGGTCAGTAACTTAAATACTGTTTTAGAAGCTTTAAAACCTTTAATTCAAGCCAACGCTTTGGAAAAAGATATGAATGTAGCTCTGGATTTAGGCAATCTCCCTGACTTCTCCTTAGACGAAAAAGAGATTCGGCAGCTTATTCTCAACTTAGTAACTAACGGTTTGGAAGCTATGGAACCCGGCAATTCTCTGTTGATAAAAACTTATGCCCAAAATGGAGAAGTAATCTTGGCTGTCCAAAACCACGGCCCTAAGATTCCTGCTGACATTTTAGAAAAACTTGGGACTCCTTTTTTCACTACCAAAGAGAAGGGAACCGGTTTAGGTTTGGCAGTTTGCTTCAGCATTGCCTCTCGGCATAATGCAACGATTAAAGTTGATACTAATACAGATTTTACTACTTTTTTTGTCCATTTTAAAATTTAA
- a CDS encoding glycosyltransferase — MPNKNPLASIILPCKNEGSNIKNTLDSILSTTTTVKYEIIVVDDASQDGCVEKIKDSLNYRTVQFFTTEGLGSAKARNFGAQQARGKYLVFCDAHIFVEAFWLDKLLVSFKTPGVDAVSPAIAAHDNPVAIGYGQILNEKVEAKWITTNPRKITHVPLLPGGCVAYPKDVFEQVGGFNEGFQVWGYEDIEISYRTWIMGFTCAVNPNVKVIHIFRKSHPYKVTMDDYYFNLLHMAFVHFKPERISKVVEQIKKYGHFSKILVDVMFSDAWRQRSKYKQIRKHDDDWFMETFKVNL; from the coding sequence ATGCCAAACAAAAATCCCTTGGCCTCCATTATCTTGCCTTGTAAAAACGAAGGAAGTAATATAAAAAACACTTTGGATTCAATTTTAAGTACAACTACAACAGTTAAATATGAAATTATTGTAGTAGATGATGCCTCCCAAGATGGGTGTGTGGAAAAAATTAAAGACAGCCTTAATTACAGAACAGTACAATTTTTTACCACAGAAGGGCTAGGATCAGCTAAAGCACGTAATTTTGGAGCTCAGCAGGCAAGAGGAAAGTACTTAGTTTTTTGCGATGCCCATATTTTTGTAGAAGCATTTTGGCTGGATAAGCTTCTTGTTTCATTTAAAACTCCCGGCGTTGATGCAGTTTCTCCTGCCATAGCCGCCCATGATAACCCGGTAGCCATTGGCTATGGTCAAATTTTAAACGAAAAAGTTGAGGCTAAATGGATTACAACTAATCCAAGGAAAATTACTCATGTACCCCTTTTGCCGGGGGGCTGTGTAGCCTATCCCAAAGATGTTTTTGAGCAAGTAGGGGGATTTAATGAAGGCTTTCAGGTTTGGGGATATGAAGATATCGAAATTTCCTATCGGACCTGGATTATGGGTTTTACCTGCGCTGTTAACCCCAACGTAAAGGTTATCCATATTTTCCGCAAAAGCCACCCTTATAAAGTCACTATGGATGACTATTATTTCAATTTATTGCATATGGCATTTGTCCATTTTAAACCAGAAAGAATCAGTAAGGTCGTAGAGCAAATTAAAAAATATGGCCATTTTAGCAAAATCCTGGTAGATGTAATGTTTAGCGATGCCTGGCGGCAGCGCAGTAAATACAAGCAAATTCGCAAACATGATGATGATTGGTTTATGGAAACGTTTAAAGTAAACTTATAA
- the spoIID gene encoding stage II sporulation protein D, translated as MKKLIFVLILSMLLALVVLPAVVVWHGKQEKIKVETIRGPNIQMFNVTTKKVQTLPLEKYLVGVLAAEMPASFEPEALKAQAVAARTYAVKKVELSKQSINEKHPTAQVCTDPTHCQAWLSEKEMKKKWGVVKYTLYSQKIAQAVRLTQGIVAVYQGRLIDPVYHSTGVGQTENSGDIWQVDVPYLKSVSSPGDKNSPKYKTSLTLTLHQIDKALGSNLQAVPAATINQGRSKGLKVIARTGTGRIKTISVGGKIFKGEEFRRLLGLNSAKFTWQARGDQITFHVTGYGHGVGMSQYGANGLAKQGKNYKQILQHYYKGIELRKISE; from the coding sequence GTGAAAAAATTAATTTTCGTACTGATCTTAAGTATGCTGTTAGCTTTGGTTGTTCTTCCGGCAGTAGTAGTCTGGCATGGTAAGCAGGAAAAAATAAAGGTGGAAACTATCCGGGGACCCAATATTCAGATGTTTAATGTAACTACCAAGAAAGTGCAAACTTTGCCTTTAGAAAAGTATTTAGTAGGAGTTTTGGCAGCAGAAATGCCTGCTTCCTTTGAACCGGAGGCTTTAAAGGCCCAAGCCGTTGCAGCTCGGACTTATGCAGTCAAAAAAGTTGAATTAAGTAAACAAAGTATAAATGAGAAACATCCTACGGCCCAGGTGTGCACTGACCCAACTCACTGTCAAGCATGGTTATCGGAAAAAGAGATGAAGAAAAAGTGGGGAGTTGTTAAGTACACCTTATACTCCCAAAAGATTGCCCAGGCAGTACGCCTGACCCAAGGTATTGTAGCTGTTTACCAAGGAAGATTAATTGATCCTGTTTATCACTCCACAGGTGTAGGACAGACGGAAAATTCCGGGGATATTTGGCAGGTAGATGTACCTTACTTAAAGAGCGTCTCCTCTCCAGGCGATAAAAATTCTCCCAAATACAAAACCAGCCTTACCTTAACATTGCACCAAATAGATAAAGCCTTAGGCTCAAATCTCCAAGCTGTGCCCGCAGCAACCATTAATCAAGGCCGGTCCAAAGGACTAAAAGTGATAGCTAGAACTGGTACAGGCAGAATTAAAACTATCTCTGTAGGGGGAAAGATTTTCAAAGGGGAAGAATTCAGACGTTTATTAGGTTTAAATTCAGCCAAATTTACCTGGCAGGCCCGGGGGGACCAAATTACCTTTCATGTTACAGGCTACGGACATGGAGTCGGCATGAGCCAATACGGGGCCAATGGCTTAGCAAAACAAGGCAAAAACTATAAGCAGATCCTGCAGCATTACTACAAAGGCATAGAGCTGAGGAAGATAAGCGAATAA